The genomic DNA AGCTTGGAAAGAGGCGGCAGCGTTTGGAAGGAGAACTCTCattagaaagaagagagtgatGTAAGGCTTGTGTCCAATACGATCCACCTCTTGTGTTACTCTTATATATTTGTGCCCTCTCCTTATCGCTAGATTCTATGGAATAGTTTTTTTGTAAAACAGTGAAAATGCTGAGAAGGGAAGCACAAGTCCAGTCCATCCAGAGGTCCTCATCCTTTCATTCATCACTGCTCAGCCATCCCTTTAAGGAGCCtttaaggggacaacagagaataagatggttggatggcgtcaccaactcaacagacatgagtttgggtgaagtctgggagtcggtgatggacagggaggcctggcgtgctgcggttcatggggtcgcaaagagtcagacacgaccgagcgactgaactgaactgaattgatagatCTTTTCTTCTCAATTCTCTCTGCTCCCATGTAATCAAATACTGTGAAATAAGATTTTTGTCAGACTGGGCTgagctttttgttgttcagttgctcagtcgtgtccgactctgcgaccccatggacggcagcacgccaggcctccctgtccatcagcaactcccggagtttactcaaactcatgtccatcgggtgggcgatgccatccagccgtctcgtcctctgccgtccccttcccctcctgccttcaatctttcccagcatcagagtcttcaaatgagtcagcgttGAGCTTTGGAGAGGCACAAACAGCTAAGAGGTTTGTTTCCCTTTTTCACCCCTGAAGTACTAACTTTTGACCACCTGGGGGCAGTATCACCCTGGTTGAGGCCTCTCCCGCTTCAAGGCGGTGGACAGAGTCACCTCAGGGAAAACTAAGGCCAGAATGTCATCACAGTCCTCAAGTCTGTAGCTGATGCTGAGACTCTGATTAATATTCTTCCTTTCCCTCCGCCATCACTAAATCCTAAGTGAAGGCATAAAATGGTGTTTCTCAAGTTGCTTCATAAAGATCACCCAAGTGTGTGGTCTATGTTGCTGAAGATGGTGCCCCATCTCGCTGAATAGCCGCCTTTTCCCAATGCTGCGGGTGCCATACTTTGCCTTCTCATGAGGACTGGATTGAAACCAAGAAAAGGAAAGCGGGGCAATTCACAGAGTGggtcctgtggacagagagaaGCCCAAGCAATGATCGCCATCACATTTAAAATACGTACCTGGTTTCCACTGtcgtctagtcactcagtcgtgtctgactctgcgaccccatggactgcagcacgccaggcttccttgtccttcactatcccctggagttcgctcaagttcatgtccattgagtgatgttatccaaccttctcatcctctgccaccctcttctccttttgccttcaatctttcccagaatcagggtcttttccaatcagttggcccttcacattaggtggccaaattattggagcttcagcatcagttattCCAATGGGtattcaaggttaatttcctttaggattgactggtttgatcttgcagtccaaggactttcaagagtcttctccaacaccacagttcaaaagcatcatttcttcagtgctcagcgtcctttatggtccagctctcacatctgtacatgaccactggaaaaaccatagctttgactatacggacctttttttggcaaagtgctgtctctgctttttaatatgctgtctaggtttgccatagttttgcttccaaggagcaagtgtgttttaatttcatggctgcagtcacagtctgtaATTTGGactttttggagcccaagaaaataaaatccgtcactgtttccactgtttccccttttatttgccatgaagtgatgggactggatgctatgagtttttcgaatgttgagtttcaagccagcttttccacgctcctctttcaccctcatccagaggctctatagttcctcttcactttctgccactagagcggtttatttgtatatctgagtttgttgatatttctcctggaaaccttggttccagcttgtgcttcatccagcctgggattttgcatgatgtactctgcatatgaggcgtccctggtggctcagacggtaaagaatccgcctgaaatgcgggagacccgggttcgatccctgggttgggaagatccactggagaaggaaatgacaacccactccagtattcttgcctggagaatcctcatggacagaggagcctggagggctacagtccacggggtcacaaagagttggacgtgatggagcgactaagcacacagcactctgcatataagttaaataagcagggtgacaacatacagccttgtcttacttctttcccagttttgaaccagtccattgtttcatttaagattctaactgttgcttcttgatccacatacaggtttctcaggagacagctaagttggtctggtattcccatctccttaagtattttccacagtttgttgtgatccacagccaaaggctttagcacagtcgatgaagcagaagtagatgttttttctggaattcccttggtttctctatgatctaacagatgttggcaattggctctctggttcctctgccttttctaaacccagcttgcacatctggagtgtctcagttcacatactgctgaagcctaacttgaaggatatTGAGCATAACCTtcctagcgtgtgaaatgagagcaattgtgcggcagtttgaactttctttagcAGAATCTGTGATTTTATATGGTTTTCAAAGTCACTGCTGAGAAAGAGATAATCGTTATGAAAATACCTCTTGTGTTGACTCTTGACGGTGTACTGCAGCTTATTTTTAACCCACCCAATATCTCTGAAACAAACTGCCCAAGATGTACTGTTGTACGGTAATCTCTTGCATTCAGTGATTTCCTCATCTAGCCATCTCTCCCTCTCTATGCATTAGTTGTAGTTGGATAACACCGACGTGCTTGGGCAAGCACTCCCTATGTGGTTTTCCTGGTCTTCAACATGTGGGAATGGGAACTTGAAATTCCTGGGAATTTTTATGAAAACTATAAGGTAATAAgtcattcttaaaatattttcagcattCTTAGTACTCTTTACTCATTAGTTCAGCTATCTAAAATTTGCTTAATAATTACAAATTTTAGGTGTTTTAGTATATACTAAGTGCTGCAGACTATGGGGGATGACCTGGTGGCTgagtcggtaaagaatcctcctgtaatgcgcgaggctgcctgctgtgcaggagacctgggtcgggTCTGTCACGCGAGTGCACGCTTCTCGgtttttgtctcgtcacaacaaagatttggagtgacggacatgaaagccccctcggcgtgtcacagctcttgggtcttggacagaccgtgttatagctcttagacaaatcagtgttacagctctcttttatttagaagatggcaggaaaatccatctttgaggcgtgagggcacaTTGATCCAAAGAAGCGAAGAGAAGAGTGCCCCAGCGCGTGGgagagagagctagctttggctcctctttttatgtatttttcttcccCCCTGGGCccgtcctatgtaaattgggccagccaggagtgttgtctGTTTTACcggaggtcctcactctggtcctcggaccttcctttgttctattttcacgagcttttctcttccttatcttttagccaccgccattctggactccctttccctattctaactacctaacggATTCCCAGGTCAAGAAGATTCTTTGGAGAatgaaattgcaacccactccagttttcttcctggagagccccatggacaggaagcctggcgggctacagtacatgcgGTAGTAAGAGCCACAACCtagcaaccaaaccaccaccatCGCCAGCTACAGAGATCAGCCAAACACTGGACAATGCTCCAGGGACATGGCTGGGCAGTACTCGGATAAGTGAGCATTCAGATCTCCCAACAGGATTAAAAGCATTAGACAGAATCATGTCAAAATGGCCAGTTTAAGGACTTATTTGTTTCTATAATGTATTATTTCCTGGAACATCTCTCACAGGATTTGTATAAAGTATCTTATGCACGTGAACTAACGACTACTTCCTTTACTTGCAAGAATAACTCCCTGTTAACAGCAAATGGGCCATAAACACACATATGGGAACAGCTACCATCAAGACTGACTGATCCGATCGTGACAGTTTCTCCCAGTGCTTCTAGTTCTGGTCTCAGAAATGCAGACTCAACCTCTGACGCTGCACGTCACATTTCCTGGTTGGTCCCCACTTTCTTCCTGACATGAGTGGATCCCTCTGAACCAGAAACCTCTCTACATTGATGGTtatgctttgtttatttatttttaaattaaattatattttatttattttaaaaatcaatctgtAATTTATCTGCAGCATTATATTTGTTTTAggcatacaacataatgattcagttATTGTTGTAGATTGTATTCCATTTAAACTTATAGCATTTTGGCTAttttccctatgctgtacaatatatcctcgtatctgatttattttattcataaaggTACATATTTTGTACCTCTTACTCCTCTTTCCCTGTCTTGCCTTTCCGTTCTTCCTTCTCCCTACTGCTAACCACTAGTCTCTTCTCTGTAGATTTTCTGtcgactttttgatgatagccattctgacagttgtaaggtgctatctcattgtaggttttcatttgcatttccctgataattagtgatgttgagtgaTTATTATGCTTTAATTCCTGCAGCACAATTATAATAACTTCCTCAATTTTCCTGATTTCGCAATTACTTTTTTTCAGACTTtggatttaaaaataagtactttTTTTGGGAGAGCGGGTGGGGagaaatgctgggaaggatttccCACACAGAAGCACCACTCCTGCTGCCATAACTAACCCTTTTTCTCATCCACCAGTAAAACTGCATGAAAAGAGTTGGAGGAACCTGTTGTATCAACACACTAGTGATGTTTTTGTCGTGTGTTCTGGCCACAGTGTGCTTATTGATTCACAGTGGAATCACATGGTTACTCGAttatattctgtgataaactgcATTTTAATAAAGTTCTAATGAGACAGGCATAGTTAGAGAATGCCAGCAAAAGGGGAGTGTACCTCCTGGGCAAGTGCTTCTCTGTAAGTCATTTGATACcaagaacagactcacagacccaAAAGGATGAACATGAAAAGGATGAGCAGGGctttgaaagaaatggaaatttgaaAGGAGCAgtgaagatgcaggagatgcaaagtgGAGGAAacctaaaataattttgtaagttCTGACTTCCACTTATGCTACCATGAGTCTACCttgttaccaggggctgggggatgggggtggggtgtgtgggggaggggcaccATCATTTTCTCAAAGAAACATCATTGATTGACAAGTCAGTCCCATGATATGACTCATGATGCACTGATATTCCACTCAATGTTCTAATTCCAGAATCTGGTATCTTCATGCAAAGACTCTTActttaaggaaataatttattaataataagaaGGAGCTCATTACATTCAGCTAAAATATACTCAGGAAGGCAACTGGGGGAACTCCGTAATTCAGTGGAAAGGACTGATCAGCACTTCAGAGCCTTCTTCCCAACAGGGTAATGTTTCAACACTCTTCCCTTTGCgcagcgctcagtcgtgtctgactctttcacaaccccatggactgcagcccaccaggctcctctgtccatgggattctccaggcaaggatactggagtgggttgccatttcctcctccaggggatcttcctggcttagggatcaaaccctcgtctcttgtgtcccctgcattgacatgtggattctttaccactgagccaccagggtagccccttCCTTTGGAATTCCACGTTAGTCTTCTCTATAATTTGTGACAGTGAGTACAAATGAAAGGAAGCAAGAAACTGCAGCTGCAAACTTTTGTTCGCATTCTCAGCAATGCCAAGTTCAGTATATACATTTAATTGATTCATTATGTTCTGATGTGACTTGACCTGGGTTTGTTCATAAGCAACCTGCCCACCAGAGAGCTTTCTTCGTCTTCTTCAATGTTTAGTTGAAAGCAAAGGcatttttaatattgttaaatCTATAGCTGTTCCTGGAATAAGTAACACGTGTTTAGTTCTCCTTATCACCGTgtgaaattatataaaacattttaaagtattaaatctAGTTTCGAAGAGAGGACGTAACCAAAGCAAAAAGTGTTAATCtaggaaaaacatgaaaaatttagGAAAAACACGAAAACATCATCACTGTGATGATGGAAAGTTTACTTGTCAAATAAATTTATAAGAGCCTCAGATTCCTCTTATAAATGACTATTTTCCCAATTATAAAAGTAACAGAATCttatattaaaaatcatgaaaaatgcctAAATGGGTATAGAAGAAAAACATTATCCATAATTCTACAAATCACATATAACAACTGTTAACTGTTAGGTGTATTTCTATTCATCATTAtgcatatgcatttttaaaaaattgggttcCTATTGTAAATAAAGATTTGTACCTTGCtttttatcacttatatgtgcctttattatgaaatattaaatGTAATTCAAAGTACACTCTATTTTTGTATCCAATatttgaaattacattttaatagcttttaaaaaataaagaaacagttttgtattttcatttttgtttgactCAGTTATCTGAGGTTGTACTTTTAGAATAAGAATTATTGAATCAAAGAATAGAAAGTTTTCTAGGCCTTTGGTGTACTTGGTCACACAGCATTCAGAAGGTGTAGCTGACTACAGAGTTAAAAATCTAATAACTAACCTTCTCTTTTAACTCATGTGTTTAATAATGTACACATGCTGCTTTTTTCTGCTGACTATGCTGATAACTTCTTTCCTGTTTTGCTAGTTGTTCTTATCTTGAGTCACAGGTGCTTAGGACAAAGTGGTTGGCAGAAAAACTGTTGGAACATCTTGATCAAAGGCAGACAACCACAATGGCCATGAATCGTGGGAAAGTCAAAAATAGTGGCACCTGCTCAGTGAAGCCTTGGTCACATAGTCCTACCATTCCGACCGACCCTCATCATCCTCTTTAAATTGACCTACCCTCTCTCAGAGAGCAGGAGGGCAGTTTTCAAGATGCTAGTCTGCTACCCTTCTCGTTTTCCAGCAAATtaataaatttctctttctttgtcctCACAACCTTGacctcatttctctttctttgttactttttaaattacgAAAGTATTGATAgtacatttacaggagacttggaaaatacagaacaaacttACATTTAGTTCCACTATATGTTACAATTATctttttaagaagataaaattaagatttttagttggagtttcaatatcaaacaatcaaaaattaatagaatggatacacagaaaagtagaagggtattgttgatgtttagttggtcagttgcgtctgactctttgtgaccccttggactgtagcctgccagccctctctgtccaaggaattctccagggaagtgtactggagtgggttgccattttagtagaaggatatagtagacatAAAAAGTgctgtgaaccaattcaacataataaagatttATAAGATGTTCACacacagtaggatacaaattctatttaaGCTCCCATAGAccataaactaggagacactggaacatagcCAGGTTGCCCTCATTACTCACTCAGCACTGGGGGCAGGGACCTAATTTTCAGTTACAAAAGGTTataccaatttattttttaaaattaatttttaattggagggtgaTGCCACATGTGCAATCTCATTATCAGACCAGCCCCCCACTGCCACTTTTGAAGAGCCACGAGCAAGCATTGCACTGCAAGCAAGGGCCCCATGCCTCATTATCAGGCAGGAAGAGGAAGCCTTCCGTCTTGGACTCTGCTTTTATGAGTACCGGTTGTGGACCTGGGCCAAATAGGGCAAAACGTCAAATCAATGGCACACGGTGGGAAAGCATGAAAGTGCTCTCTTTGTCATGATGGCAAGTGACAAacacccaccccagccccctaAGCCTTCAAGTGTTGTCTGAGGCTGCTTTACTGACGAAGGCATTCTTCAGAGCGCCTTTGACATCCTTGTTGCGCAGAGTGTAAATCAGGGGGTTGAGTAAGGGGGTGACGAAGGTGTAGCCCAGGGCGATTTGGCGGTCCTCGTCCTCCGAGGTGCTGGACCGCGGGCGCAGGTAGACCAGGCTGCAGCAGCCATACTGCAGCAGGACCACGGcgaggtgggaggagcaggtggagaaggcccgGCGGCGGCCCGCCGCAGAGCGGATGCGCAGGATGGCCGAGCCGATGAGCACGTAGGAGACGGAGATGAGGAGGAAGGGCACGGTCAGCACGAGGCTGCCCACGGCATAGAGCACGGCCTGGTGCAGGCGGATGTCCGCGCAGGCCAGCCGCAGGACCGGGGGCACGTCACACAGGAAGTGGTTGATTTCGAGGTGGTGCCCGCAGAAGGGCAGGGTGAAGATTAGGATGGTGAGctgcagggagaggagggaggccagGCCCACGGCACAGCCCACCATCTGCACGCAGAGCTTCTGAGTCACGATGAGCGTGTAATGCAGCGGGTGGCGGATGGCCacgtagcggtcataggccatgaccGCCAAGAGGAAGCAGTCAGTGCTGCCCAGGGTGACGAAAAAGAACATTTGGGCCCCACAGCCAGCCAGTGGGATGGGCTTCTGGGCCCCCAAAATGTTGGAAAGCATCAAGGGTGCCACCACGGTGGTGTAGCAGACTTCCAAGAAGGACAGAGtgctgaggaagaagtacatgggggtgtggagtgAGCTGTGTGTGCACACCACCCAGACGATGGCCGTGTTGCCGCAAAGGATCACCAAGTAGAGGACGAGGAAGAGGACGAAGAGGAGGGCCTGGAGTTCCGGGACGGTGGTGAAGACCCGAAACACAAACTCCGTGGGGCCAGACTGGTTGAGGACAGGGCTCCTCGCACACATGTCTCCTGCGGAAGAGGACCAAAGATGCTGAGACTGCCTTTCCTGAATTACTCAATTGTGTGAGTAGAATCAAGgacttaaaattttgcttttgatttgGAATTGCCTATTTAATATCCAGTTTCCAATCTCACTGTTTGGAAATGAATTCACAATAGAGGGCACGGCACATTCTCCCTTGGCAGTCTTCATGGATGGGATAGATTCTAATCTGCAGAAGTTTCTGATGACAGAGATGTCTTTTTTCTGTTACTTAAAATCCAATTGACAAGGGCTAATTCTTTGCTTGTATTTAGTTCGAGTTGCGTACAGTTGTACTTTGTTATCTGTGGGAGATTGATGCCAAAGTCCAGGAAGGCTTAAGTTCCTTTCATAAAACAGGATAGTGTTTGCCTATAACCTGcacacatcctcccatatactttatatcctctctgctgctgctaagtcacttcagtcatgtctgactctgtgtgaccccagagacagcagcctaccaggctcctctgtccctgggattctccaggcaagaacactagagtgggttgccatttccttctgattacttataatacctaatacaatgcaaATGCATTGTAAATAGTTGCTGGTGCCCTGCAAATTCAGGTTTTGCTTTGGGTAATTTTCTGGAAATCAAAAAAATTCTCTATTGCTGATTGGTCAAACCCATGGGTGCAGatccagcatctgctggatcattgtaAAAGCAAGGGGGTGCCACAAagacacctacttctgcttctctGAGTGCGCCAGAGCCTTCAACTGTGTGCATGGCAGCAAACTGCAGACAATCCTTAACGAAATGGGactaccggaccacctgacctgcctcctgagaaatttgtttgcaggtcaagaagcaacagttagaactggacatgaaacaacagactgattgcaaatcaggaaagaagtacgttAAGGCTttatactatcaccctgcttatttaacttatatgcagagtttagttcagttcagttgctcagtcatgtccgactctttgcaaccccatgaatcgcagcatgcctggcctccctgtccatcaccaactcccagagtttactcagactcatgtccatcgagtcagtgatgccatccagccatctcatcctctgtcgtccccttctcctcctgcccccaatccctcccatcatcaacgtcttttccaatgagtcaactcttcgcatgaggtggccaaagtactggagtttcagctttagcatcattcctt from Budorcas taxicolor isolate Tak-1 chromosome 15, Takin1.1, whole genome shotgun sequence includes the following:
- the LOC128059996 gene encoding LOW QUALITY PROTEIN: olfactory receptor 10Q1-like (The sequence of the model RefSeq protein was modified relative to this genomic sequence to represent the inferred CDS: inserted 1 base in 1 codon), with amino-acid sequence MSWGNRSMWMEFVFLAYPSQSELDVLSFLGISLVYTRVITGNVLIMVAIQTEARLHTPIYYLLGSLSGVEIGYTAVVVXHLLANILRSEKTITLLGCATQTGFFVGLGSTDCFLLAVMAYDRYVAIRHPLHYTLIVTQKLCVQMVGCAVGLASLLSLQLTILIFTLPFCGHHLEINHFLCDVPPVLRLACADIRLHQAVLYAVGSLVLTVPFLLISVSYVLIGSAILRIRSAAGRRRAFSTCSSHLAVVLLQYGCCSLVYLRPRSSTSEDEDRQIALGYTFVTPLLNPLIYTLRNKDVKGALKNAFVSKAASDNT